The following nucleotide sequence is from Salvelinus sp. IW2-2015 linkage group LG26, ASM291031v2, whole genome shotgun sequence.
ATGACAGACCATTTAAGATGAGTAAATGCTTCGACAGTAATACTGACTTTTTACTCTATGTTTTGCAGAGACCTGTGATGGTGTGAACTGCGGCCCAGGGAAGGTGTGTACGTTGAAGGCTGGACGTCCTCAGTGTGTGTGCTCTCCCGACTGCACTAACATCTCCAAAAAGAATGCTGTGTGTGGCAGCGATGGGAACTCCTATCGGGACGAGTGTGTCCTCCTGATGGCCCGCTGTAAGGGACACCCTGATCTGGAGGTCATGTACCAGGGAGAATGCAAAAGTGAGGACACGCCTGTACTTCAAGAGTTATCTTGCATGTCAGCAGTTTGGTTATTTCAAATACTAATTGTGCTACTGCAGCAATATTACACACATTCTTGGATTCAAATCAGTATTCCTTTGTAGCGATACTATATTACTAATACTCTATGTTCATGTTCTGTCCAGAGTCTTGCTCCAATGTGGTGTGCCCAGGTACCCACACCTGTGTGACAGATCAGACTAACAGTGCCCACTGTGTCATGTGCCGCACAACCCCCTGCCCAATACCGCTGAAGTCCGAGGTGCCTATCTGTGGCAACGACAACATCACCTACCCCAGCGCCTGCCACCTCCGCAGAGCCACCTGCTTCCTGGGGCGCTCCATAGGAGTGCGTCACTATGGCAACTGCTCTAGTAAATCCCCTTCACCATTCCTGATCTTTCAACACATAGCCTAAGTATAATCAATAAATTAATAAACAACCTAAATTGAATGGATTTTCCTACTTGAGATATTTTGGCATGTGTtggatgtgttttgtcttgtgtcctctctctcaggtgttcCAAGAAACACTCTGGCTTTGGAGGCCAGTGAGGAGAATTCACTCTAAAGGGACAGTTCTTGTGTGGTCCAACTGGTACTTCAGTCCACCTGGCACTAGACTTAGCTTAGTCCACCCGGTACGAAGATTTCCAAGAGATCACCTTCAATACGTGAACCAACATTGTCCCGATGTTCACTCACCAAGTTCTGATTTATGTTGACTactttttttacaatcacttatCCCCTCCATCCCTACCCCCTGTACATAGAACAATGATACATTTGATGTGGGGGGACCCGTTGGAAGTAGCAGTTTGTTCTTCCAAAAGGAAACCAATACTGTATTTGTTGATGCATGCAATGTATGTTAAATAGGATGATTTGCTCATGAAACTGTGGAGAAATATGTAGGGGGCTTTAAGTATAGGAAAATATGTGtatattgtaaataaatactgCTACTATTTATTGAAGAAGGTATCAAATCTGTTCTATTTATGTTTTGACCCTGTATACAAATCCATATATCAATAGGTCAGCTGTATTTATTGTATTTGGTTTTAAGGTACATATATTTGGTTTTAAGCTACATGTATTTGGTTTTAAGGTACATGTATTTGGTTTTAAGGTACATGTATTTGGTTTTAAGGTACATGTATTTGGTTTTAAGCTACATGTATTTGGTTTTAAGCTACATGTATTTGGTTTTAAGCTACATGTATTTGGTTTTAAGGTACATGTATTTGAATGGCCACTGGCATTCTTTTATTTTGGcaagttgtttttatttttgtgtatttttcataTCCCTAAATAAAGTGCTTTGTCCCCTTAAAAGCAGCATGacaaaaaaaactcaatttgtttGGATACTGGATACCACATTTAGAGGATGACAATATATATTCTTTCAATTCAATCTAAGCAAAACGGGGTAACTGCTGTCTGTATTTCAGTGTTGTTTGGAGGTGATGAGAGACTTAGCCAAAACAAAAGTGCACAGTATGTCTCCTCTCACTTGGCTTTCACAGAGTACGAAACTGTTTACGCTGGAGCCCAATAAAATGTATAAGCCTCCCACTGATCACTCAAATTAACAGTTTAGTTCAGTGTGCAGCAATTTTATTAGACTGTTGGTTCAACTCCAAGCCTTTACAATACCTCCACTGTTGAAGTCTTggctttgtttattttgtatgtttgtgGGTAATATGAGTCCAATATAATTCCATTCGGGTTGTTGAATACACCGTAATATAGTGTAACTGCAAAATCTGACAAATGTTGTTAGCCTTATCAAATTGAAAACATCATAATGCCAAatgacattaatttactcaaagTTAACTCACCGGATCCCCAAGCTGTGCAGCCGAATCTATCTGTTCAACGTTTAAGTACTAGTGGCCATTTGAACCAAATGGGCAGATAGCTATTTGCAAATAGCTATTGGTTATTGTGATGTGAATGAATAGTGCTGCACACCCATTTATTCTAGATGATTTAATAGAtttttaattaaaacaaataCTGTTTTTGAACAATTTACACTAGTTTCTTGTAAATAGAACTCAATTTCATGTACCTGTGTTCCTACTGTGAAATTTGAATGACAAATGTATCtacttatttttgtatttttgtactgCCGTTTTATCTCAACATAAACTATAGTATTTGTCATGATGCCTCTTTCATTTCTGGTGGAACTTCGACAGTCATTAAATTCATGTTATACTAGTCAGAATAGTCTCTCTAGTCAAGTGCATAATTCCAGATAGGCTTTGTCCTACCCTCTGTTATTAATTCTCTATTATACAAAATATCACTTACAgtacaaacatactgtatgcacAGTAATTGCCATTCTAGATTCTAGACTTTTGTCAGTCTAAAAATACACACAATAGTAAAGGCATTTATCAATGGAGTCATTTCAAGCCTCATGGGGCGGTCGTGACAAGCTTATATGCACATCGTCTATCCCTTACTGCCTAAAGAAGATCATGACCATGGTTATGAACCTTAGTGAACCGTCTACCTTAACTACCCACACAGAGGAGCAGCAGGTGGGCTAGAGTGATGGACGGCTTTTACTATGCTGCAACCTCTGTGCTTGCAATGGCCCTGGCAACTGACATCCCGACTGACAAGcctcagaggaggggagaggagaccagTGAAGAGGGGCGGTGGAGCATTAAAGCAAGGGCACAGGCACCCCATCTCCTGTCCCTGAGGAGACccctctggaggagaggaggtgggtgagGTAAGCGACAGAGGGCCACTAACTGACTCACTTTCCTATATGAAATATTGTCTTTGTTTTCCCTGCTCTGACTGAGAACCACTCCTAGACTGACTGGGCCAGCATCTGGCCTGACTGGGCCAGCATCTGGCCTGAGTGGTTT
It contains:
- the LOC111952708 gene encoding follistatin-related protein 3-like isoform X1; protein product: MGFLIALFGVTVALSQMFGRYTVNAGMCWLQQSQEQRCDMMLMRGVSREECCSGGRLDTAWSNTSLPINEVSLLGFLGIVSCKPCKETCDGVNCGPGKVCTLKAGRPQCVCSPDCTNISKKNAVCGSDGNSYRDECVLLMARCKGHPDLEVMYQGECKKSCSNVVCPGTHTCVTDQTNSAHCVMCRTTPCPIPLKSEVPICGNDNITYPSACHLRRATCFLGRSIGVRHYGNCSSVPRNTLALEASEENSL
- the LOC111952708 gene encoding follistatin-related protein 3-like isoform X2 gives rise to the protein MGFLIALFGVTVALSQMFGRYTVNAGMCWLQQSQEQRCDMMLMRGVSREECCSGGRLDTAWSNTSLPINEVSLLGFLGIVSCKPCKETCDGVNCGPGKVCTLKAGRPQCVCSPDCTNISKKNAVCGSDGNSYRDECVLLMARCKGHPDLEVMYQGECKKSCSNVVCPGTHTCVTDQTNSAHCVMCRTTPCPIPLKSEVPICGNDNITYPSACHLRRATCFLGRSIGVRHYGNCSSKSPSPFLIFQHIA